The following are from one region of the Actinopolyspora halophila DSM 43834 genome:
- a CDS encoding 3-keto-5-aminohexanoate cleavage protein: MLQVCLNGARGPREHHHLPVQPPDLAKAAADSVTAGAADIHLHPKTPDGTDSLDPATVAAAVNAVRAAAPGTPVGITTGTWTAPDTESRLTAIGNWTILPDHASVNWHEQGAEEIALALMERGIGVEAGIHSGTNAEDDFARWAQRGRVLRVLARVTDPTPNGAASTATTLLERIDPGNLPILLHGRGVGAWSVHGLAKRRGLHTRIGFEDTFTLPGGDIAEDNAALVTEAVRAPPHT; this comes from the coding sequence ATGCTGCAGGTCTGCCTCAACGGCGCCCGAGGTCCCCGGGAACACCACCATCTGCCCGTGCAACCCCCCGACCTCGCCAAGGCCGCGGCAGACAGCGTCACGGCAGGTGCCGCGGACATCCATCTCCACCCCAAAACCCCCGACGGCACGGACAGCCTGGATCCGGCGACGGTGGCCGCCGCCGTGAACGCCGTTCGCGCCGCCGCTCCCGGAACCCCCGTGGGAATCACCACGGGAACATGGACCGCCCCGGACACCGAATCCAGACTCACCGCCATCGGGAACTGGACGATTCTGCCCGACCACGCATCGGTGAACTGGCACGAGCAGGGCGCGGAGGAAATCGCCCTCGCCCTGATGGAACGCGGCATCGGAGTGGAAGCGGGCATCCACTCGGGAACCAACGCGGAGGACGACTTCGCACGGTGGGCACAGCGTGGACGAGTGCTGCGCGTACTCGCCAGAGTCACCGACCCCACCCCGAACGGAGCCGCGAGCACGGCCACGACGCTGCTCGAACGCATCGACCCCGGAAACCTCCCGATCCTGCTGCACGGCAGGGGAGTAGGGGCGTGGTCCGTCCACGGGCTGGCCAAACGACGAGGCCTGCACACCCGCATCGGATTCGAGGACACGTTCACGCTCCCCGGTGGGGACATCGCGGAGGACAACGCCGCTCTGGTCACCGAAGCGGTGCGAGCACCACCGCACACCTGA
- a CDS encoding malate dehydrogenase has product MTRSPVTVTVTGAAGQIGYALLFRLASGQLVGPDTPIKLKLLEIPQAVKAAEGTAMELTDCAFPLLHSIDVTDDTREAFDGTNIGLLVGARPRAKGMERGDLLEANGGIFKPQGEAINANAAEDVRVLVVGNPANTNALIAQSHAPDVPAERFTAMTRLDHNRAQAQLASKLGVGVDEVRRLAIWGNHSATQYPDLFHTEVGGKIAADLVERDWMRDEFIPTVAKRGAAIIDARGASSAASAANAAIDHVYTWVNGTAEGDWTSAGVVSDGSYGVPEGLISSFPVTARDGRYEIVRGLDIDEFSRERIDASVQELVEERDTVRGLGLA; this is encoded by the coding sequence ATGACTCGTTCCCCCGTTACCGTGACTGTTACCGGTGCTGCCGGTCAGATCGGTTATGCGTTGTTGTTCCGGTTGGCTTCCGGGCAGCTCGTCGGTCCGGACACTCCGATCAAGCTGAAGTTGCTGGAGATCCCCCAGGCGGTCAAGGCCGCCGAGGGGACGGCCATGGAGCTGACCGACTGTGCGTTCCCCCTGCTGCACAGCATCGATGTCACCGATGACACCCGGGAGGCTTTTGACGGCACCAACATCGGCCTGCTCGTCGGTGCGCGGCCTCGTGCCAAGGGAATGGAGCGGGGTGACCTGCTCGAGGCCAACGGTGGCATTTTCAAGCCCCAGGGTGAGGCGATCAATGCCAATGCCGCCGAGGACGTACGGGTGCTGGTCGTGGGCAACCCGGCGAACACGAACGCGTTGATCGCCCAGTCGCATGCTCCCGATGTTCCCGCGGAACGTTTCACCGCCATGACGAGGCTGGATCACAATCGCGCCCAGGCGCAGCTCGCTTCCAAGCTGGGCGTTGGGGTCGACGAGGTCCGCAGGTTGGCGATCTGGGGCAATCACTCCGCCACGCAGTACCCCGACCTGTTCCACACCGAGGTAGGTGGCAAGATCGCGGCCGACCTGGTCGAACGGGACTGGATGCGGGACGAGTTCATTCCCACGGTGGCCAAGCGCGGTGCGGCCATCATCGACGCCCGTGGAGCTTCGTCGGCGGCTTCAGCGGCCAATGCCGCCATCGACCACGTCTACACCTGGGTCAACGGCACGGCGGAGGGCGACTGGACTTCGGCCGGTGTGGTTTCGGACGGTTCGTACGGTGTTCCGGAAGGGTTGATCTCTTCGTTCCCCGTCACGGCGCGGGACGGGCGCTACGAGATCGTGCGCGGGCTCGACATCGACGAGTTCTCGCGGGAGCGTATCGACGCTTCGGTGCAGGAGCTGGTCGAGGAACGTGACACCGTTCGCGGGCTCGGACTGGCCTGA
- a CDS encoding UvrD-helicase domain-containing protein has protein sequence MRFYADLHIHSKYSRACSKDCDIEHLAWWARRKGVTVVGTGDFTHPAWRAHLREVLEPAEPGLLRLRPEYERELSRTLPASCHTPVRFMLSVEIATIYKQGDYTRKVHHLCYVPDFEAAEEFSRRLGNIGNLGSDGRPILGLDSRDLLEITLESGQGSYLVPAHIWTPWFAVLGSKAGFNSIQECYRDLAGNIFALETGLSSDPEMNWRLSGLDGYTLVSHSDAHSPPMLAREATVFDTELDYFAIRRALETGHGVEGTVEFFPEEGKYHLDGHRKCGIRFDPADTRSHDRLCPECGKPLTVGVLNRVDALADREFGVRPGGAAGYRNLIPLPEIIGELRGVGPKSKKVFGEISTLTARHGSELAILEDVPVERLRGDDPLVAEAIERLRSGSVHREAGFDGEYGRIRVFEPDELSRLRSRGSVSLFDDSVLRTAARRPEPGPAPRSAAPSEEPTTSPPPVDEEDGSAWPVPDVEADVGAGVLAGLDPDQRAAAEVRSGPLMIVAGPGTGKTRTVTHRLAHLIRERGVAARECLAITFTRRAAVELAERVGELVGSEGAEVTVATFHSLGMDIVRDNHAALGLSPEFGVADGRRRDEILAGLTGDERGARRLGSEISRARRGGEVRDEVGQLLPRYLEALRAEGLVDFDDLLVLPVRLLEEDAGLVERYRQRYRWITVDEYQDVDEVQYRLLRLLAPATANVTVIGDPDQAIYGFRGADVGFFLRFEQDYPDAPVLELTRNYRSGRHIVEGAVRAIEPGSLVPDRKLHPVGDVAEQPIVVHRASDEHAEARFVARAVDELLGGSSFHSLDSGRTEGYETGSIGFGDIAVVYRTDAQSRVLREELVRQGFPVQKRSHDPLSARAGVEPLLNELGYVSEGSGEVTERLRTAAERVVATMPGEHDTVHAAVELLRPLASRFGVDVEGFRREVLLGAEVDTLDPRADAVSLLTLHAAKGLEYPVVFLVGCEDGLLPLRWPGEQREDDAEERRLFFVGMTRAQRRLYVTRAARRGGSDEGRQRSPSPFLSELGSSVVRSEEGVNKRREQRQLTLL, from the coding sequence GTGCGCTTCTACGCTGACTTGCATATTCATTCCAAGTACTCCCGCGCGTGCAGCAAGGACTGCGACATCGAGCACCTGGCCTGGTGGGCTCGGCGCAAGGGGGTCACCGTCGTCGGGACGGGGGATTTCACGCATCCGGCCTGGCGGGCGCACCTGCGTGAGGTTCTCGAACCGGCCGAGCCTGGGTTGCTGCGGTTGCGGCCGGAGTACGAGCGCGAGCTGTCGCGGACGTTGCCCGCGAGTTGCCACACGCCGGTGCGGTTCATGCTGTCGGTGGAGATCGCTACGATCTACAAGCAGGGTGATTACACCCGCAAGGTGCATCATCTGTGTTATGTGCCCGATTTCGAGGCGGCCGAGGAGTTCAGTCGCAGGCTGGGCAACATCGGTAATCTCGGTTCCGACGGGCGTCCGATCCTGGGGTTGGATTCACGGGATCTGTTGGAGATCACTCTGGAGTCCGGGCAGGGCTCCTATCTCGTTCCGGCGCACATCTGGACACCGTGGTTCGCGGTGCTGGGTTCCAAGGCCGGGTTCAACTCCATTCAGGAGTGCTACCGGGACCTCGCCGGGAACATCTTCGCGTTGGAGACGGGGCTGTCCAGCGATCCGGAGATGAACTGGCGTCTTTCCGGTTTGGACGGCTACACCCTGGTCAGTCATTCCGACGCCCATTCCCCGCCGATGCTCGCGCGGGAGGCCACCGTTTTCGACACCGAGTTGGATTACTTCGCGATACGTCGTGCGCTGGAAACGGGCCACGGTGTCGAGGGGACGGTGGAGTTCTTCCCCGAGGAGGGCAAGTACCACCTCGACGGGCACCGCAAGTGCGGCATCCGGTTCGATCCCGCGGACACGCGGAGTCACGATCGGTTGTGTCCCGAGTGCGGCAAGCCGTTGACGGTGGGGGTGCTCAACAGGGTCGATGCTCTGGCCGACCGGGAGTTCGGGGTGCGGCCCGGCGGAGCGGCCGGTTATCGAAACCTGATCCCGCTTCCGGAGATCATCGGTGAGCTTCGTGGTGTGGGACCGAAGAGCAAGAAGGTGTTCGGCGAGATCAGCACTCTGACGGCCAGGCACGGTTCGGAGTTGGCCATCCTGGAGGATGTTCCCGTCGAGCGGCTGCGTGGTGACGATCCGCTGGTCGCCGAGGCGATCGAGCGGTTGCGCAGTGGTTCGGTGCACCGGGAGGCCGGGTTCGACGGTGAGTACGGCAGGATCCGGGTTTTCGAGCCCGATGAGTTGTCCCGGTTGCGCTCGCGGGGATCGGTCTCGTTATTCGACGATTCGGTGCTGCGGACCGCGGCGCGTCGTCCGGAGCCGGGTCCCGCGCCGCGGTCGGCAGCACCGTCGGAGGAACCGACCACTTCCCCACCGCCCGTCGATGAGGAAGACGGATCCGCGTGGCCGGTTCCCGATGTGGAGGCGGACGTCGGTGCGGGGGTACTCGCCGGTCTCGATCCCGATCAGCGGGCGGCGGCCGAGGTCCGGTCGGGACCGTTGATGATCGTCGCCGGTCCGGGAACCGGGAAGACGCGTACGGTCACGCACCGTCTCGCCCATCTGATCCGGGAGCGCGGGGTCGCGGCGCGGGAGTGTTTGGCGATCACTTTCACCCGGCGGGCCGCTGTCGAGCTTGCGGAGCGGGTGGGCGAGCTGGTCGGTTCGGAGGGTGCCGAGGTCACCGTGGCCACGTTCCATTCGCTGGGCATGGACATCGTGCGGGACAACCACGCGGCTTTGGGGTTGTCGCCGGAGTTCGGCGTGGCCGACGGTCGGCGCAGGGACGAGATCCTGGCCGGGTTGACCGGTGACGAGCGTGGTGCGCGGCGGCTCGGTTCGGAGATCTCCCGGGCGCGTCGTGGTGGTGAGGTCCGGGACGAGGTCGGGCAGCTGCTGCCCCGTTACCTGGAGGCGCTGCGGGCGGAGGGGCTTGTCGATTTCGATGATCTGCTCGTGCTGCCGGTTCGGTTGTTGGAGGAGGACGCGGGGCTGGTCGAGCGGTATCGGCAGCGTTACCGGTGGATCACCGTGGACGAGTACCAGGACGTCGACGAGGTGCAGTATCGACTGCTGCGGTTGTTGGCGCCGGCCACGGCCAACGTGACCGTGATCGGTGACCCGGACCAGGCGATCTACGGTTTCCGCGGTGCGGATGTCGGCTTTTTCCTGCGGTTCGAGCAGGATTATCCGGACGCGCCCGTGTTGGAGCTGACGCGGAACTATCGCAGTGGACGCCACATCGTAGAGGGCGCGGTTCGGGCCATCGAACCGGGCAGTCTGGTCCCGGACCGGAAGTTGCATCCGGTGGGTGACGTCGCCGAGCAGCCGATCGTGGTGCATCGGGCTTCCGACGAGCACGCCGAGGCCAGGTTCGTGGCTCGCGCCGTGGACGAACTTCTCGGCGGGTCGTCCTTTCACTCCCTCGACAGTGGCCGCACCGAGGGTTACGAGACGGGATCGATCGGGTTCGGTGATATCGCGGTCGTCTACCGCACGGACGCGCAGTCGCGTGTGCTGCGGGAGGAGTTGGTTCGGCAAGGGTTCCCCGTGCAGAAGCGCAGCCACGATCCGTTGTCGGCGCGTGCCGGGGTGGAGCCGTTGTTGAACGAGCTGGGGTACGTTTCGGAGGGGTCCGGGGAGGTGACCGAGCGGCTGCGCACAGCCGCCGAGCGGGTGGTGGCGACCATGCCCGGTGAGCACGACACCGTTCACGCCGCTGTCGAACTGTTGAGGCCGTTGGCTTCGCGTTTCGGTGTGGACGTGGAGGGGTTTCGCCGGGAGGTGCTGCTCGGAGCCGAGGTCGACACCCTGGATCCGCGGGCCGATGCGGTGTCGTTGTTGACGCTGCACGCGGCCAAGGGGTTGGAGTATCCGGTGGTGTTTCTCGTGGGCTGCGAGGACGGGTTGTTGCCGTTGCGTTGGCCGGGTGAACAGCGGGAGGACGACGCCGAGGAGCGGAGGTTGTTCTTCGTGGGGATGACCCGGGCGCAGCGGAGGTTGTACGTGACCCGTGCCGCGCGGCGTGGGGGTTCGGACGAGGGGAGGCAGCGTTCCCCGTCTCCGTTTCTGTCCGAGCTGGGCTCTTCGGTGGTGCGTAGTGAGGAGGGCGTGAACAAACGCAGGGAGCAGCGGCAGCTGACCCTGCTGTAG
- a CDS encoding acetate uptake transporter: MAAENSNDTNTEKNHTAPPPDPTASIADPAPLGLAAFALTTFVLSIFNAGLLSSDLEPVVLPLALFYGGLAQFAAGMWEFRKANTFGALAFTSYGSFWLSFAAYVQFVVGDLGSEAATATGLYLLAWGIFTAYMTVAATRVNVSVLAVFVALTLTFFLLAIGDLAGSDAIAQTGGWVGIVTAILAWYGSFAGVTNFTYKRTVLPVGPLTPSS; the protein is encoded by the coding sequence TTGGCTGCCGAAAACAGCAATGACACGAACACCGAGAAAAACCACACGGCACCACCGCCGGACCCCACGGCCAGCATCGCCGATCCGGCCCCGCTCGGACTGGCCGCCTTCGCGCTGACCACCTTCGTGCTCAGCATCTTCAACGCCGGCCTGCTCAGCTCCGACCTGGAACCGGTCGTGCTGCCACTGGCCCTGTTCTACGGCGGCCTCGCCCAGTTCGCGGCGGGAATGTGGGAGTTCCGCAAGGCCAACACCTTCGGTGCCCTGGCATTCACCTCATACGGATCGTTCTGGTTGTCCTTCGCGGCGTACGTGCAGTTCGTCGTCGGCGACCTGGGGTCCGAAGCAGCCACCGCGACCGGGCTGTACCTCCTCGCATGGGGCATCTTCACCGCCTACATGACAGTGGCCGCCACCAGGGTCAACGTCTCCGTACTGGCGGTGTTCGTCGCCCTGACCCTGACCTTCTTCCTGCTGGCCATCGGCGACCTCGCCGGCTCCGACGCGATCGCCCAAACCGGCGGCTGGGTCGGCATCGTGACCGCGATACTGGCCTGGTACGGATCGTTCGCCGGGGTCACCAACTTCACCTACAAGCGCACCGTACTGCCGGTGGGACCGCTGACCCCCTCCAGCTGA